In Dyadobacter subterraneus, a single genomic region encodes these proteins:
- a CDS encoding DMT family transporter yields MSKSVLSWIILFVCNLIWSFHFTCIKLTQDQVGPYFTVWAPMLLATIFLAPFVVKDFKKGNRKLKDLLIFVQLAALGAFPSQVFMTYGTQYSLASNSAILVLALPVITAVFAFLILKEKMNRARWISFGIAIIGVVLCSTDDLKKLDFSSKYALGNILIVLAIIGNGYYNVGCKKISDKFTEMEMLFYTYLFLVIFLAPLVWYYEPEMFFKIPEYTAQTWTGMIALTLFHNFLSMLLFFKALKNLDATQVALSNYLITLMGLPIAAFVLGETLKTQAIIGGLLVLASTLILTIVDSKTQQKNIAKANQSIKSL; encoded by the coding sequence ATGAGCAAATCCGTCTTGTCATGGATCATTCTTTTTGTCTGCAATCTGATATGGTCATTTCATTTTACATGTATCAAACTAACGCAGGATCAGGTCGGCCCCTATTTTACGGTTTGGGCGCCCATGCTGCTGGCTACCATTTTCCTGGCACCTTTTGTAGTAAAAGATTTCAAAAAAGGAAACAGAAAACTTAAAGACCTGCTCATTTTTGTGCAACTGGCAGCCTTGGGCGCTTTTCCGTCACAGGTTTTTATGACCTATGGTACGCAGTATTCGCTGGCCAGCAACTCGGCGATTCTGGTTCTGGCTTTGCCGGTTATTACAGCGGTTTTTGCTTTTTTAATTTTAAAAGAAAAAATGAACCGTGCCCGCTGGATCAGCTTTGGCATCGCAATCATCGGCGTGGTTTTGTGCTCGACAGACGATCTTAAAAAGCTGGATTTCAGCTCAAAATATGCTTTGGGAAATATCCTTATCGTTCTTGCCATCATCGGAAATGGTTACTATAATGTTGGTTGCAAAAAAATCTCGGACAAGTTTACCGAAATGGAAATGCTGTTTTATACTTACCTTTTCCTGGTGATCTTTCTTGCCCCGTTGGTCTGGTATTATGAGCCGGAAATGTTTTTCAAAATCCCTGAGTACACTGCCCAAACCTGGACAGGTATGATTGCCCTTACGCTGTTTCACAATTTCCTTTCCATGCTGCTTTTCTTTAAAGCACTTAAAAATCTGGATGCAACACAAGTTGCACTTTCCAATTATCTGATCACGCTGATGGGGCTGCCTATCGCAGCATTTGTATTGGGAGAAACTTTAAAGACGCAGGCAATTATCGGCGGACTTCTGGTACTTGCCTCCACGTTGATACTAA
- a CDS encoding creatininase family protein — protein sequence MKFSDLSYPKINQLRDKVIVLPIAAIEQHGPHLGVSTDTDLVTWIAQKAEQNLSEGILLCPTLAYGSSHHHLAFGGTISITADTYTLIIVELVESMLKSGFRRIVLLNGHGGNITPVKQALAILGNKYDSDLSPNIALVTYWETAGKVFAGQSPMESPALSHACEYETSMMLHLFPEKVWMENAVRPMRPESNGYILWEDDEAYRGVTLFKQTQFISSNGSSGEPQLANAEKGKHLLESAAASVTEFLQSFKNWPLSRDLSKK from the coding sequence ATGAAGTTTTCAGATTTGAGCTATCCAAAGATCAACCAGCTTAGAGATAAGGTTATTGTTTTACCAATAGCCGCCATTGAGCAGCATGGTCCGCATCTGGGTGTTTCCACGGATACAGATCTGGTAACCTGGATTGCCCAAAAGGCTGAGCAAAATCTAAGTGAAGGTATTTTGCTTTGCCCGACACTGGCTTATGGTTCAAGTCATCATCACCTGGCATTTGGAGGAACAATCAGTATTACCGCTGATACCTATACGTTGATTATTGTTGAGCTTGTTGAATCCATGCTGAAAAGTGGCTTTCGCAGAATTGTTTTGCTAAACGGGCATGGGGGAAATATTACTCCGGTGAAACAGGCGCTGGCAATTTTAGGAAATAAATACGATTCAGATTTATCACCCAACATTGCACTGGTCACTTATTGGGAGACGGCCGGTAAAGTTTTCGCAGGACAGTCGCCTATGGAAAGTCCCGCGCTCAGCCACGCCTGTGAGTACGAAACCAGCATGATGCTTCACCTTTTTCCTGAAAAAGTATGGATGGAAAATGCCGTGCGCCCAATGCGGCCGGAAAGTAACGGATATATTCTCTGGGAAGATGACGAGGCATACCGGGGTGTCACCCTATTCAAACAAACGCAATTTATTTCCTCAAACGGTAGCAGCGGAGAACCGCAGCTGGCCAATGCTGAGAAGGGAAAACATTTGCTGGAAAGTGCAGCGGCTTCGGTTACTGAATTTCTTCAATCATTTAAAAACTGGCCTTTATCAAGAGATCTTTCAAAGAAATAA
- a CDS encoding 3-hydroxyacyl-CoA dehydrogenase family protein, translating into MAEKLRIGTVGLGLMGSSIATCILAAGHQVTSLVKDIIEAPSARQRIYNFLVELEKEELLSETSQTVIERLTITDLVQDLAEHEVVIESIIESVEEKKKVYQALESVISPAAIIGSNTSAIPVSVLQQGLKNPERLLGIHWAEPAHITRFMEVICGKDTNIIYAEKIIALAESWGKEPSLLRKDIRGFITNRIMYAMLREAFNLVENGYATVEDVDRSLRNDLGYWITFAGPFRFMDLTGIPAYLTVMQDLFPELSNTSSAPLMMEKLVAGGAKGVSNAKGFYLYTSETAAQWEKLFTEFSYDIRKLAEKYPQNIGEELNRTAH; encoded by the coding sequence ATGGCTGAAAAATTAAGGATCGGAACGGTAGGACTTGGCCTGATGGGAAGCAGCATTGCAACCTGCATTCTGGCAGCTGGCCATCAGGTAACTTCCCTTGTAAAAGACATCATTGAAGCGCCTTCTGCGAGACAAAGAATTTATAATTTTTTGGTTGAACTGGAAAAAGAAGAATTGCTTTCAGAAACGTCACAGACTGTAATTGAAAGGTTAACGATTACCGATCTTGTGCAGGATTTAGCTGAACATGAAGTCGTTATTGAGTCAATTATTGAAAGTGTTGAAGAAAAGAAAAAGGTATACCAGGCGCTGGAATCCGTAATTTCTCCGGCTGCAATTATTGGAAGTAATACCTCCGCAATTCCAGTTTCTGTTTTGCAGCAGGGGCTTAAAAACCCTGAGCGGCTTTTGGGTATTCACTGGGCGGAACCTGCGCATATTACGCGCTTCATGGAAGTGATCTGCGGAAAAGATACAAATATCATTTATGCTGAAAAAATTATAGCACTGGCTGAAAGCTGGGGAAAAGAACCTTCGCTTTTAAGAAAAGATATCCGCGGTTTTATTACCAACCGCATCATGTACGCCATGCTTCGTGAAGCTTTCAATCTGGTTGAAAATGGATATGCGACGGTTGAAGATGTGGACCGCTCATTAAGGAACGATCTTGGTTACTGGATCACTTTTGCAGGACCGTTCCGCTTTATGGATCTCACCGGAATTCCGGCTTATCTGACCGTGATGCAAGATCTTTTCCCTGAACTTTCCAATACTTCCTCAGCACCACTTATGATGGAAAAACTGGTAGCAGGCGGTGCAAAAGGCGTGAGTAATGCCAAAGGATTTTATCTCTATACATCAGAAACGGCAGCGCAATGGGAAAAACTTTTTACTGAATTCAGTTACGACATCAGAAAGCTGGCAGAAAAATACCCCCAGAATATTGGTGAAGAATTAAACAGGACAGCGCATTGA
- a CDS encoding RidA family protein, whose protein sequence is MSKIEIEHPDKKVSTGAYSAGVLIDGWLFISGQGSVDLAAGEVIHGTIEEETRNTLNHIKKIVEAAGGSMDDIVKCSAHLSDINEFDRYNTVYATFFPGIKPARTTVQSVLGDGIKVEIDAIARIKTK, encoded by the coding sequence ATGAGCAAAATAGAAATTGAACATCCGGATAAAAAAGTCAGCACCGGCGCCTATTCAGCCGGCGTTTTGATCGACGGCTGGTTATTTATCAGTGGACAAGGTTCAGTGGATCTTGCCGCCGGTGAGGTAATTCATGGAACAATTGAAGAAGAAACACGCAATACACTCAATCATATAAAAAAGATCGTAGAAGCGGCTGGCGGCAGCATGGACGACATTGTAAAATGCAGTGCACATTTAAGCGATATCAATGAATTTGACCGGTACAATACCGTTTACGCCACATTTTTTCCAGGGATAAAACCAGCCAGAACAACAGTTCAATCTGTTTTGGGCGATGGAATCAAGGTAGAAATTGACGCAATTGCCAGAATAAAGACAAAATAA
- a CDS encoding mandelate racemase/muconate lactonizing enzyme family protein encodes MTTITAIKATEVIVPAKPGSLNSEQVLDKDTEFAKKFMTGESWTEFANQPKWIIEITLKNGLTGIGETYRSASKELLEEAIHVFLGEDLLKLNWRRLPVSDQRIYEAFESAVLDLAGKLLNVPVYQLLGGKYRDKIDCMGWTGRRTPEDAAQKAFEAMQKGHKVFKFKCSDEDAVRLWTEEIHKKCGDGIKVLLDPNQRWKDVDTTLKLMEGVDRNTMLGLEDPILHADVQGFKTLKEKLQMPIYRHISLPYTQDIRDMITFVRADAADGYNFNGSAYNSVLLAEIANLEGKSCWRGSEVDLGISETMGLHIAAASINCTIPSDIFGELVRVDDLLINPIHFENGAATVPSGSGLGIELDQQAINKFKTNRFIEKTL; translated from the coding sequence ATGACCACTATAACAGCAATCAAAGCAACCGAAGTCATTGTTCCGGCCAAACCGGGAAGCCTGAATTCTGAACAGGTTTTGGATAAGGACACCGAATTTGCCAAAAAATTCATGACCGGAGAAAGCTGGACGGAATTTGCCAACCAGCCAAAATGGATCATCGAAATCACTTTAAAAAACGGACTTACCGGCATTGGCGAAACATACAGAAGTGCGTCAAAAGAATTGTTGGAAGAGGCAATTCATGTTTTTTTAGGCGAAGATCTTTTAAAACTTAACTGGCGTAGATTGCCTGTTAGCGACCAAAGGATTTATGAAGCATTCGAATCCGCAGTACTGGATCTGGCCGGAAAATTATTAAACGTTCCGGTATATCAATTGCTTGGTGGCAAATATCGCGACAAAATCGATTGCATGGGCTGGACCGGCCGGAGAACGCCCGAAGATGCTGCACAAAAAGCCTTCGAAGCGATGCAAAAAGGGCACAAAGTTTTCAAATTCAAATGTTCTGATGAAGACGCGGTAAGACTATGGACCGAAGAAATCCACAAAAAATGTGGTGACGGAATTAAAGTTTTGCTTGACCCAAACCAGCGCTGGAAAGATGTTGATACGACTTTGAAACTTATGGAAGGGGTCGACAGAAATACGATGCTTGGACTTGAAGACCCCATTTTACATGCAGATGTTCAGGGATTTAAAACCCTGAAAGAAAAACTTCAAATGCCCATTTACCGCCATATTTCACTTCCATACACGCAGGATATTCGCGACATGATCACTTTTGTGAGAGCTGATGCGGCTGATGGATACAATTTCAACGGCTCGGCTTATAACTCGGTTTTGTTGGCGGAAATCGCAAATCTGGAAGGAAAATCATGTTGGCGCGGTTCAGAGGTAGATCTTGGTATTTCTGAAACCATGGGACTGCATATTGCGGCGGCCAGTATCAATTGCACAATACCGTCCGATATTTTCGGGGAACTGGTGCGTGTGGATGATTTACTTATCAATCCAATACATTTTGAAAATGGCGCAGCAACCGTTCCTTCCGGCAGCGGACTGGGCATTGAACTTGATCAGCAGGCAATCAATAAATTCAAAACCAACCGGTTTATAGAAAAAACATTATGA